One window of the Zygotorulaspora mrakii chromosome 6, complete sequence genome contains the following:
- the BAS1 gene encoding Bas1p (similar to Saccharomyces cerevisiae BAS1 (YKR099W); ancestral locus Anc_5.713): protein MEAKLRRSKVKKTAQIDPLDITESLGYKTHRKNGRNSWSKEDDEELRAILNDTFMGLGYKNGIEDIKSIQESELSCTKISWEDIAVKFKNGSRKPKDLRKRWTSSLDPNLKKGKWASEEDTLLMQAYKKHGPHWLSVAEEISGRTEDQCAKRYIEILGPSSEGRLRKWTLEEDLSLVSKVKLYGTRWRRISSELEFRPSLTCRNRWRKLITSVVRGRAPPEIVKAVKEKQELDLMNESLKNNIGGLSNTEQNATVDLISVEEAEKINYEDTSDDLVRRKLQDGSPLSPLADSKEKLEFEETKQNSVNLRNFDNTNSATTSAVPQFHSDKKNTNNAFVSRSEKEELNADTVDETIDSGGRVPLAPVKDVPAFPARATLLEDSFFGDRSDPQPPADNRHVGHLPTSRSDTRQDTEKLSLPHAGQMEWKFILKDGHGLSLSSGTVASSELVKELIDQARKYSLKISIHQHIHNHYGQQPDAHPLQSAYPDNLSHFRAPNISSMVPGGLLPHTMPDFFNTSSEFRTASTAVEQPADNDFLSQTPTYNVFGLEPSPQPDNSHLSNSSNFFQKNQSQSILVQANQSSPNYPGKTGTNSSTGSRSSCGDDVQDIGRNRVSHFNYLPATVKPQLGSSDSTKATDLSKLLNPSPANSIISKRGKKNRKNGRSESPYRSLSRRDSSNTPPVENNSRQQKSNDTPGTASSINEEEGLDFWESLRSLAGGPVIQEDGTNTNQRDEEDYHLFYGLLDGKVEQSDHEELMEANKSTAEKSKSALLPFNPS, encoded by the coding sequence ATGGAAGCAAAATTACGGAGGTCAAAGGTCAAAAAGACTGCTCAAATAGATCCATTGGACATCACCGAATCGCTTGGTTATAAAACACATCGGAAGAATGGTAGAAACTCGTGGTCCAAGGAAGACGATGAGGAGCTTAGGgcaattttgaatgacACATTTATGGGACTCGGCTACAAGAACGGGATTGAGGATATAAAGTCAATTCAAGAATCTGAACTATCGTGCACCAAAATTTCGTGGGAAGATATCGCTGTGAAGTTTAAAAACGGCAGTAGAAAACCGAAAGATTTGAGAAAGCGCTGGACATCATCTCTTGAtccaaatttgaagaaaggCAAATGGGCATCCGAAGAAGACACTCTCCTGATGCAAGCGTACAAGAAACACGGTCCTCATTGGTTAAGTGTcgctgaagaaatttcagGAAGGACCGAAGATCAGTGTGCAAAAAGATATATAGAAATTTTAGGTCCCAGCAGCGAAGGTAGACTACGAAAATGGACTCTAGAAGAAGACTTAAGTTTGGTCAGTAAGGTTAAACTATACGGCACACGGTGGAGACGAATATCTTCTGAATTAGAATTTAGACCAAGTCTCACATGTAGAAACCGTTGGAGGAAACTTATCACGTCAGTAGTTCGAGGAAGGGCCCCTCCAGAGATTGTTAAAGCTGTGAAGGAAAAACAGGAGCttgatttgatgaatgaaTCCTTGAAGAATAACATAGGAGGACTTTCAAATACGGAGCAAAATGCAACGGTAGATCTTATCTCAGTGGAGGAGGCTGAGAAGATAAATTATGAAGATACGTCAGATGACCTAGTGCGACGCAAACTGCAAGACGGTAGTCCGCTTTCGCCGTTGGCTGACTCgaaagaaaaacttgaatttgaagagacGAAACAAAATTCCGTGAATTTACGTAATTTCGACAACACAAATAGTGCCACCACCTCAGCCGTTCCCCAGTTCCATTccgataaaaaaaatacgaaTAATGCATTCGTGTCAAGAAGTGAGAAGGAGGAGCTCAATGCAGACACTGTTGATGAAACCATTGACTCTGGAGGCAGAGTCCCATTGGCCCCTGTGAAGGACGTTCCTGCTTTCCCTGCAAGAGCGACTCTACTGGAGGACTCGTTCTTTGGTGATAGGTCCGATCCACAGCCTCCTGCAGATAATCGTCATGTTGGGCATCTGCCGACTTCAAGGTCTGATACTCGACAGGACACTGAAAAACTTTCATTGCCACATGCTGGCCAGATGGAATGGAAGTTTATCCTCAAAGACGGGCATGGCTTATCACTATCAAGTGGCACGGTCGCTAGCTCAGAACTGGTAAAAGAACTTATCGATCAAGCTAGGAAATACTCGCTAAAGATTTCCATTCACCAACACATCCACAATCATTATGGGCAACAACCAGATGCTCATCCATTGCAATCTGCTTATCCTGATAATTTAAGTCATTTTAGGGCTCCCAATATATCTTCGATGGTTCCCGGAGGATTACTTCCACATACAATGCccgattttttcaatacatCATCGGAATTTAGAACGGCGTCTACGGCTGTCGAGCAACCTGCTGATAATGACTTTTTATCACAAACACCGACCTATAATGTGTTTGGATTAGAACCTTCTCCACAACCAGATAACTCTCATTTGTCCAATTCTagtaattttttccaaaaaaatcaatctcAATCAATACTAGTACAAGCAAATCAATCTTCACCCAATTATCCAGGAAAAACGGGTACGAATAGCTCAACGGGATCACGTAGCTCTTGTGGAGATGATGTTCAGGATATTGGAAGAAATCGCGTTTCTCATTTCAACTATCTTCCGGCAACAGTAAAGCCACAGTTGGGTTCATCAGATTCGACAAAAGCAACAGACCTGAGTAAGCTTTTAAACCCCAGCCCCGCAAATTCAATAATAAGTAAaagaggcaaaaaaaataggaAAAATGGACGATCAGAGAGCCCTTATCGATCTTTGAGTCGACGagattcatcaaatacTCCCCCTGTTGAAAACAATAGTAGGcaacaaaaatcaaatgataCACCTGGGACAGCATCTTCAATtaacgaagaagaagggcTAGATTTCTGGGAAAGTTTGCGTTCCTTAGCTGGTGGACCTGTAATCCAAGAAGACGGCACAAATACAAATCAACGAGATGAGGAGGACTACCATCTTTTCTATGGTCTTTTGGATGGTAAGGTTGAACAATCTGATCATGAGGAACTTATGGAGGCTAATAAGTCGACTGCTGAGAAGAGCAAAAGTGCTCTACTCCCGTTCAACCccagctga
- the ATG44 gene encoding mitofissin (similar to Saccharomyces cerevisiae YIL156W-B; ancestral locus Anc_5.714) gives MTLIGKTVHFSIDFLLISTCLAGIKRNTGLTVKTDKIANQTAKEYMTKYLNIGESLYDYSVATCGSSSYFVRK, from the exons ATGACTTTG ATTGGTAAAACGGTGCATTTCTCGATTGACTTCCTGCTTATATCAACCTGCTTGGCAGGTATCAAAAGGAACACAGGACTTACAGTTAAGACTGATAAAATCGCAAATCAGACAGCGAAGGAGTATATGACGAAATACCTAAATATTGGTGAATCTCTCTATGATTACAGTGTGGCGACTTGTGGATCTTCATCTTATTTCGTAAGAAAATAA